In a genomic window of Deinococcus metalli:
- a CDS encoding potassium/proton antiporter — protein MNHVNPIDLPVFLISVLLLLGLVASKLGGRLGIPGLVLFLGIGMLAGSEGPGGIDFENYPLTQAVGILTLAFILYSGGLETDWRYTRPVLRDGLLLATLGVVLTTGLVAVVAHALLALPWLTSILLGAVVSSTDASAVFSVLKERALGLKGRIRPMLEFESGVNDPMAVFLVIGLTSLIAHPGTPWTGVVPLFLKQMVLGGVIGLGMGRLAVRVFNRINLPSDGLYTVLSVALVGLVYASTALVGGSGFLAVYIAGVVLGNSAFVHRRSLRQWHEGLTYLLEIGMFLLLGLLVFPSKVVQLAVPSLLISLFLMFVARPVAVFVSLSLARVPTAHKGMVAWVGLRGAVPIILATFPLLEHVPGADTIFNVAFFIMLTSLLIQGTTLPVVARWLGVDEAKAARQNTQRLQFTPTGAGKNDLVEVVVPPDSRVVGQRIVSLDFPPEALILLIHRNGEYIVPSGSTVLEAGDELQMLGSPSFLDRVRARIRPAADSAT, from the coding sequence ATGAATCACGTCAATCCCATCGACCTCCCGGTCTTCCTGATCTCGGTCCTGCTGCTTCTGGGACTGGTGGCCAGCAAGCTCGGCGGTCGGCTGGGTATCCCGGGCCTGGTGCTGTTCCTGGGGATCGGGATGCTCGCCGGGAGCGAGGGCCCTGGCGGGATCGACTTCGAGAACTATCCGCTGACACAGGCGGTGGGCATCCTGACCCTGGCGTTCATCCTGTACTCCGGTGGCCTGGAAACCGACTGGCGGTACACCCGGCCGGTGCTGCGCGACGGCCTGCTGCTCGCCACCCTCGGCGTGGTGCTCACGACCGGTCTGGTGGCGGTGGTCGCCCACGCCCTGCTCGCGCTGCCGTGGCTGACCAGCATCCTGCTGGGCGCCGTTGTGTCCAGCACCGATGCCAGCGCGGTATTCTCGGTGCTCAAGGAACGCGCGCTGGGCCTCAAGGGCCGCATCAGGCCCATGCTGGAATTCGAGTCCGGCGTGAACGATCCCATGGCTGTGTTCCTGGTCATCGGGCTGACGTCGCTGATTGCCCACCCCGGCACGCCGTGGACCGGCGTGGTTCCGCTGTTCCTCAAGCAGATGGTCCTGGGCGGCGTGATCGGGCTCGGCATGGGCCGGCTGGCCGTGCGGGTCTTCAACCGCATCAACCTGCCCTCGGATGGACTGTACACCGTGCTGTCCGTCGCCCTGGTGGGCCTGGTATACGCCTCTACCGCTCTGGTGGGCGGCAGCGGCTTCCTGGCGGTGTACATCGCGGGCGTGGTGCTGGGCAACAGCGCTTTCGTGCACAGGCGCTCGCTGCGCCAGTGGCACGAGGGCCTGACGTACCTGCTCGAGATCGGCATGTTCCTGCTGCTCGGGCTGCTGGTCTTCCCGTCGAAGGTGGTGCAGCTCGCCGTGCCGAGCTTGCTGATCTCGCTGTTCCTGATGTTCGTCGCCCGGCCGGTCGCGGTCTTCGTCAGCCTCTCTCTGGCCCGCGTGCCCACCGCCCACAAGGGCATGGTGGCGTGGGTGGGCCTGCGCGGAGCCGTGCCGATCATCCTCGCCACTTTCCCGCTGCTCGAGCACGTGCCCGGTGCCGATACCATCTTCAACGTCGCCTTCTTCATCATGCTGACCAGCCTGCTGATCCAGGGCACCACCCTGCCTGTCGTGGCCCGCTGGCTGGGCGTGGACGAGGCCAAGGCGGCCCGGCAGAACACCCAGCGCCTGCAGTTCACGCCCACGGGCGCCGGCAAGAACGACCTGGTGGAGGTGGTGGTGCCGCCGGACTCCCGCGTGGTCGGCCAGCGCATCGTGAGCCTGGACTTTCCCCCCGAAGCCCTGATCCTGCTGATCCACCGGAACGGCGAATACATCGTGCCCAGCGGCTCCACGGTTCTGGAGGCCGGCGACGAACTGCAGATGCTCGGCAGCCCCTCGTTCCTCGACCGCGTGCGCGCCCGGATCAGGCCAGCCGCCGACTCGGCCACCTGA